A section of the Pseudomonas lini genome encodes:
- a CDS encoding HPr family phosphocarrier protein — translation MPALEIEIINKLGLHARASAKFVGVAGQFPDCTIRVGRTPESVVDGKSIMAMMMLAAGKGTKIHLSTEGEQEQEALEALVALINNFFDEGE, via the coding sequence ATGCCTGCTCTGGAAATCGAAATCATCAACAAGCTGGGCCTGCATGCCCGTGCGTCTGCCAAGTTCGTCGGGGTTGCCGGTCAGTTTCCGGATTGCACGATCAGGGTAGGACGCACGCCAGAATCCGTGGTAGATGGCAAAAGCATCATGGCCATGATGATGCTGGCCGCTGGCAAGGGTACCAAAATCCACCTGAGTACCGAAGGCGAACAGGAACAGGAAGCGCTTGAGGCGTTGGTGGCGTTGATCAACAACTTCTTCGACGAAGGCGAATAA
- the rapZ gene encoding RNase adapter RapZ has translation MRLIIVSGRSGSGKSTALDVLEDNGYYCIDNLPAGLLPELAERALIHTELAQPLVAVSIDARNLPSHLSRFPELLEEVRSRHIQCDVLYLDADEETLLKRFSETRRRHPLSSANRSLAEAIQDETNLLGPIADLADLKVNTTNLNLYQLRDTIKLRLLNQPEPGTAFLVESFGFKRGMPVDADLVFDVRCLPNPYWKPELRAQSGLDQPVAEYLAAQPDVEEMFQDISSYLLKWLPRFAASNRAYVTIAIGCTGGHHRSVYLTERLGQVLQKTLKNVQVRHRDLS, from the coding sequence ATGCGCCTGATCATCGTCAGCGGCCGCTCCGGCTCAGGTAAAAGTACCGCCCTCGATGTGCTCGAGGACAACGGTTATTACTGCATCGACAACCTGCCTGCCGGCTTGCTGCCGGAACTGGCCGAGCGCGCATTGATTCACACCGAACTGGCACAACCGCTGGTGGCCGTGTCCATCGATGCGCGTAACTTGCCGAGTCACTTGTCACGGTTTCCCGAATTGCTGGAAGAAGTCCGCAGCCGGCATATCCAGTGCGATGTGCTGTACCTGGACGCCGACGAAGAAACCTTGCTCAAACGCTTTTCGGAAACTCGCCGTCGTCACCCACTGAGCAGCGCCAACCGCTCATTGGCGGAGGCGATTCAGGACGAAACCAATCTGCTGGGGCCTATCGCCGATCTGGCCGACCTCAAGGTCAACACCACCAATCTGAACCTGTATCAGCTACGCGATACCATCAAGTTGCGCCTGCTGAATCAGCCGGAACCGGGCACCGCGTTCCTGGTGGAATCTTTCGGCTTCAAGCGTGGCATGCCGGTGGACGCTGATCTGGTGTTCGACGTGCGCTGTCTGCCCAACCCTTACTGGAAGCCGGAGCTACGGGCACAGTCCGGGCTCGATCAACCGGTGGCCGAGTACCTGGCGGCACAGCCTGACGTCGAAGAGATGTTCCAGGACATTTCCTCCTACTTGCTCAAGTGGCTGCCCCGCTTTGCCGCCAGCAACCGCGCTTATGTCACCATTGCCATTGGCTGCACCGGCGGGCATCACCGCTCTGTCTACCTGACCGAACGCCTGGGTCAGGTCCTGCAAAAAACCCTGAAGAACGTCCAGGTCCGCCACCGCGACCTCAGCTAA
- the ptsN gene encoding PTS IIA-like nitrogen regulatory protein PtsN: MIRLETILTPGRSQVNAPGGSKKKALEQIANLIHREVPDLEMQDVFEALIAREKLGSTGFGNGIAIPHCRLKGCTSPISALLHLEAPIDFDAIDGAPVDLLFVLLVPEAATDAHLELLRQIASMLDRKEVREKLRSAPSNEALYQVVLDEQTGH; the protein is encoded by the coding sequence ATGATCCGACTAGAAACCATCCTGACCCCCGGCCGTTCCCAAGTGAACGCGCCGGGTGGCAGTAAAAAGAAAGCCCTCGAGCAAATTGCCAACCTTATCCACCGCGAAGTACCGGATCTGGAAATGCAGGACGTCTTCGAGGCCCTGATTGCCCGTGAGAAACTCGGCTCTACCGGTTTCGGCAACGGCATCGCCATCCCCCACTGCCGGCTTAAAGGCTGCACCTCGCCAATCAGTGCGCTGCTGCACCTGGAAGCCCCTATCGATTTCGACGCCATTGATGGCGCCCCGGTTGACCTGCTGTTTGTCCTGCTGGTCCCGGAAGCCGCCACCGATGCGCACCTGGAACTGCTGCGCCAGATTGCCAGCATGCTTGATCGCAAGGAAGTGCGTGAAAAGCTGCGCAGCGCCCCGAGCAACGAAGCCTTGTATCAGGTTGTCCTGGACGAGCAAACCGGTCACTAA
- the raiA gene encoding ribosome hibernation-promoting factor, HPF/YfiA family, which yields MQVNISGHQLEVTEPLRTYIGEKLDRLERHFDKITNVQVTMNVEKLLQKIEATLHIPGGEVVANAEHTDMYAAIDLLTDKLDRQLKKHKEKTQSLLQGATGR from the coding sequence ATGCAAGTCAACATCAGTGGACACCAACTGGAAGTGACCGAACCCCTGCGCACCTACATCGGCGAAAAACTCGACCGATTAGAGAGGCATTTCGACAAGATCACCAATGTTCAAGTCACGATGAACGTCGAAAAACTGCTGCAGAAGATCGAAGCCACGCTGCATATTCCCGGCGGAGAGGTGGTCGCCAATGCCGAGCATACGGACATGTATGCCGCCATCGACCTGCTGACCGACAAGCTGGATCGCCAACTTAAAAAGCATAAGGAAAAGACCCAGAGCCTCCTCCAGGGCGCGACCGGTCGTTAA
- a CDS encoding RNA polymerase factor sigma-54 → MKPSLVLRMGQQLTMTPQLQQAIRLLQLSTLDLQQEIQEALESNPMLERQEEGDDFDNADPLADSAEQKPNADIQEPSYQETAPTVDNLEEGDWNERIPNELPVDTAWEDVYQTSASSLPSNDDDEWDFTTRTSVGESLQSHLLWQLNLAPMSDTDRLIAVTLIDCINNQGYLDETLEEILEAFDPELDIELDEIEAVLHRIQQFEPAGIGARNLGECLLLQLRQLPAKTPWLAEAKRLVTDYIDLLGSRDYSQLMRRMKLKEDELRQVIELVQSLNPRPGSQIESAEAEYVVPDVIVRKDNERWLVELNQESVPRLRVNAQYAGFVRRADTSADNTFMRNQLQEARWFIKSLQSRNETLMKVATQIVEHQRGFLEYGDEAMKPLVLHDIAEAVGMHESTISRVTTQKFMHTPRGIYELKYFFSSHVSTSEGGECSSTAIRAIIKKLVAAENQKKPLSDSKIAGLLEAQGIQVARRTVAKYRESLGIAPSSERKRLM, encoded by the coding sequence ATGAAACCATCGCTAGTCTTGAGAATGGGCCAGCAGCTGACGATGACACCGCAGCTGCAACAGGCCATCCGCCTGCTCCAATTGTCGACCCTGGACCTGCAACAGGAAATCCAGGAGGCCCTGGAGTCCAATCCGATGCTCGAACGCCAGGAAGAAGGCGACGACTTCGATAACGCTGACCCCTTGGCCGATAGCGCCGAACAAAAACCCAACGCCGACATTCAGGAACCCTCTTACCAGGAAACCGCCCCAACGGTGGATAACCTTGAGGAAGGCGACTGGAACGAGCGCATCCCCAACGAATTGCCCGTCGACACGGCCTGGGAAGACGTCTACCAGACCAGCGCCAGCAGCCTGCCGAGCAACGATGACGACGAGTGGGATTTCACCACCCGCACATCGGTCGGTGAAAGCCTGCAAAGCCATTTGCTCTGGCAACTGAACCTGGCACCTATGTCCGACACCGATCGCCTGATCGCCGTGACCCTGATCGACTGCATCAACAATCAGGGCTACCTGGACGAAACCCTCGAGGAAATCCTCGAAGCTTTCGACCCGGAACTGGACATCGAACTGGACGAAATCGAAGCCGTCCTGCACCGCATCCAGCAATTCGAACCCGCTGGCATCGGCGCCCGCAACCTCGGTGAGTGCCTGCTGCTGCAACTGCGTCAACTGCCAGCCAAGACCCCTTGGCTGGCCGAGGCCAAGCGCCTGGTCACCGACTACATCGACCTGCTCGGCAGCCGCGACTACAGCCAGCTGATGCGTCGCATGAAGCTCAAGGAAGATGAACTGCGTCAGGTCATCGAACTGGTCCAGAGCCTCAACCCGCGCCCGGGTTCACAAATCGAGTCCGCCGAAGCCGAATACGTCGTTCCCGACGTGATTGTGCGCAAGGACAACGAGCGCTGGCTGGTGGAGCTGAATCAGGAATCGGTGCCACGCCTGCGTGTCAACGCCCAGTACGCCGGTTTCGTGCGCCGCGCCGATACCAGCGCTGATAACACCTTCATGCGTAATCAGCTGCAGGAGGCTCGTTGGTTCATCAAGAGCCTGCAAAGCCGCAATGAAACCCTGATGAAAGTCGCCACCCAGATCGTCGAGCATCAACGCGGCTTTCTTGAATACGGTGACGAAGCCATGAAGCCGTTGGTGCTGCATGACATCGCCGAAGCGGTGGGCATGCATGAATCGACGATTTCACGGGTGACCACGCAAAAATTCATGCATACCCCACGGGGCATCTATGAACTGAAATACTTTTTTTCCAGCCACGTCAGTACCTCCGAAGGCGGTGAATGCTCGTCCACGGCGATCCGCGCGATCATCAAAAAACTGGTTGCCGCGGAAAATCAGAAAAAGCCGTTGAGTGACAGCAAGATCGCTGGTTTACTGGAGGCACAAGGCATTCAGGTAGCCCGTCGCACCGTCGCCAAGTACCGCGAATCCCTGGGGATCGCGCCTTCCAGCGAACGGAAGCGGTTGATGTAG
- the lptB gene encoding LPS export ABC transporter ATP-binding protein, with amino-acid sequence MATLKAQHLAKSYKSRQVVRDVSLSIDSGQIVGLLGPNGAGKTTCFYMIVGLVQADQGRVLIDDLDVSHQPMHGRAKAGIGYLPQEASIFRKLSVADNIMAILETRKELDKAGRRQELESLLQEFHIHHIRDNLGMSLSGGERRRVEIARALATNPKFILLDEPFAGVDPISVGDIKQIIHHLKAKGIGVLITDHNVRETLDICETAYIVNDGQLIAEGDSATILANELVKEVYLGHEFRL; translated from the coding sequence ATGGCAACTCTGAAAGCTCAGCATCTGGCCAAGAGCTACAAGAGCCGTCAGGTCGTGCGCGACGTCAGCCTGTCCATCGACAGCGGTCAGATCGTCGGCCTGCTTGGTCCTAACGGTGCCGGTAAAACCACTTGCTTCTACATGATTGTCGGCTTGGTGCAGGCCGATCAGGGCCGCGTCCTGATCGATGACCTGGACGTCAGCCACCAGCCAATGCACGGTCGCGCGAAGGCGGGTATCGGCTATCTTCCGCAAGAAGCATCGATCTTCCGCAAACTGTCGGTGGCCGACAACATCATGGCCATCCTCGAGACCCGCAAGGAACTCGACAAGGCCGGTCGTCGCCAGGAGCTGGAAAGCCTGCTGCAGGAATTTCACATCCACCACATCCGCGACAACCTCGGCATGAGCCTGTCCGGTGGTGAACGCCGCCGTGTGGAAATCGCCCGAGCCCTGGCTACTAACCCGAAATTCATCCTCCTCGACGAACCCTTCGCCGGCGTAGACCCGATTTCGGTGGGCGACATCAAGCAGATCATCCACCACCTCAAGGCCAAAGGCATTGGTGTGCTGATCACGGACCACAACGTCCGCGAAACCCTGGATATCTGCGAAACGGCCTACATCGTCAACGACGGCCAGTTGATCGCCGAAGGTGACTCCGCCACCATCCTGGCCAACGAACTGGTCAAGGAAGTGTATCTGGGCCATGAGTTCCGCCTGTAA
- the lptA gene encoding lipopolysaccharide transport periplasmic protein LptA: MRLVKTLPILLSLGAALGSVSAWALPNDQEQPIRIQADDAQLDDKNGVATYKGDVIITQGSMIVKGNTVTITRTPAGDIDVVTSVGNLAYFEQLQTAGDTKPVQGYGVTIQYHASQNRVVLIDRAKVIDKDNNVTQGEKIVYDTVKKLASAGRATGNKVTEARPRIDMVIQPKKKTDEQKAQ; encoded by the coding sequence ATGAGGCTCGTTAAAACTCTCCCTATTTTGCTCAGTCTGGGCGCAGCACTGGGAAGCGTGAGCGCCTGGGCTCTGCCGAACGATCAAGAGCAGCCTATCCGCATTCAGGCCGACGATGCCCAACTGGACGACAAGAATGGCGTTGCCACCTATAAAGGCGACGTGATCATCACTCAGGGTTCGATGATCGTTAAGGGCAACACCGTAACCATCACTCGCACCCCGGCCGGCGATATCGACGTGGTGACTTCGGTGGGCAACCTCGCCTACTTCGAGCAACTGCAAACGGCGGGCGATACCAAGCCGGTTCAGGGCTACGGCGTAACTATTCAGTACCACGCCTCGCAAAACCGCGTCGTGCTGATCGATCGCGCTAAAGTCATCGATAAAGACAACAACGTCACCCAAGGCGAGAAAATTGTCTACGACACGGTCAAAAAGCTTGCGAGCGCCGGTCGCGCCACGGGTAACAAGGTCACTGAGGCACGTCCTCGCATCGACATGGTGATCCAGCCGAAGAAGAAAACCGACGAGCAAAAGGCCCAGTAA